Sequence from the Fulvivirga ligni genome:
TTGGTCTCAGGAATACAGTATGAAGAAATCTTCTCTAATTCACCAGCAACATTAAAATCATATACGTCACAGGCCATTATTAAATTTAATCTTTCACCGTCTCTCAGAAATTCGCCTGTTCCTCTAATCACCACCTTCAAATCCGTAACAATGGTATCCTCAGTATTAAAATTTGTTTCTACTGACTGAAAATATTCGGAGGT
This genomic interval carries:
- a CDS encoding nuclear transport factor 2 family protein; amino-acid sequence: MKHTNKEVAEAFSNGNFELTFPYLAENITWDVVGDSSFKGKQEVIQNCKSTSEYFQSVETNFNTEDTIVTDLKVVIRGTGEFLRDGERLNLIMACDVYDFNVAGELEKISSYCIPETK